The following DNA comes from Enterocloster bolteae.
AAACGCCTCTGCGCCTCAGGCACATTTCCTCCGATGCATTGCTCGATTTCCTCCAGAGCCGCCTCCACATCGGCGCAGAATTTGTGTACCGGTACAGATGCTCTGCTGTCCCTTGCAAGCTCCACTGCCTTGTTGGCGGCCTCCATGATGCCGGTGCCCTTTAATGCGGAAATCTCCACCACCGGGCAGCCCAGCTCCCTGCTCAGAGCCTGAATGTCAATCCGGTCCCCGCTCTTTTTAACCACGTCCATCATGTTGACAGCCATCAGCACGGGAATCCCCAGCTCCATTAACTGGGTGGTCAGGTACAGGTTGCGCTCCAGGTTGGTTCCGTCCACAATGTTTAAGATGGCATCCGGCCGCTGGGTAATCAGGTAGTTCCTGGCGACCACTTCCTCCAGCGTGTAAGGCGACAATGAATAGATACCCGGAAGGTCCATGATGATGACATCCTTGTTCCCCTTAAGTTTTCCTTCCTTCTTTTCCACCGTGACACCAGGCCAGTTTCCAACAAACTGATTGGATCCGGTAAGACCATTGAACAGCGTGGTCTTTCCGCAGTTGGGATTACCGGCCAAAGCAATTTTGATTGACATTTTCATATCCTCCTCATTCTCTTATTGAGAAAATTTATCAATAAATTAGTTGTAGCTAACTCATTCTTTTAAAAAAAAGCAGTTTCTACTGCACTTCAATCATCTCGGCATCCGCTTTCCTTAAGGACAGCTCATAGCCCCTAACATTCACCTCCACAGGGTCCCCCAGAGGCGCCACCTTGCGGACATAGACTTCCGTCCCTTTTGTGATGCCCATATCCATGATTCGCCGCTTTACGGCCCCTTCTCCGTGAAGTTTAACAACCGTTACCGTGCTTTTGCATTTTACTTCCTTCAATGTGCGCATCTTATTAATGCTCCTTTCCTTCTCATACCCGCGGCCAGCTTACACCATAATCTTATTGGCCATCTCTTTGCTGATAGCAACCCTTGATTCCTTTACATTGACAATCACATTGCCATTGTTAGCTGAAACAACAGTCACACTCGCTCCCGGCACAAACCCCATGTTCTCCAGATGACGCTTTACCTCTTCCTTGCCGCCCACCCGGACTATGGATGCCACCGTACCTTCTTTTACCA
Coding sequences within:
- a CDS encoding FeoA family protein, with the protein product MPLTLVKEGTVASIVRVGGKEEVKRHLENMGFVPGASVTVVSANNGNVIVNVKESRVAISKEMANKIMV
- a CDS encoding FeoA family protein; protein product: MRTLKEVKCKSTVTVVKLHGEGAVKRRIMDMGITKGTEVYVRKVAPLGDPVEVNVRGYELSLRKADAEMIEVQ